From a region of the Bacteroidota bacterium genome:
- a CDS encoding NAD(P)/FAD-dependent oxidoreductase, with amino-acid sequence MQKEITIILSPYEASSRDLYIAQVARKLSVQVNQINHIRILRRSVDARSGKVKVNLGLLVFVDEMPVDEAESYHFDYPDVSNKEEIIIVGAGPAGLFAALRLIELGFKPVIYERGREVSDRKRDIAQLNRNNSLNPDSNYCFGEGGAGTFSDGKLYTRSKKRGDNKKVLQIFHLMGAGENILYEAHPHIGTDKLPKIIVNIRETILRAGGEIHFNTRVTDLIVDSDQVKGIVAGDVRRNARAVILATGHSARDIYELLDRRNVLLEAKPFAMGVRVEHPQPLIDNIQYHGQRNQYLQAASYNLVTQVNDRGVYSFCMCPGGFIVPSATSPDETVVNGMSPSQRNSPYANSGIVVEIRLEDLTDFQQYGTLAGLKFQQQFEQLAFNNGGKGQIAPAQRLLDFVRQRPSSMLPKTSYFPGVASSSMHNWIPASISNRLRKGFIRFDQMMKGFLTNEAVIVGVESRTSSPVRIPRNKDTFEHVQVKGLFPCGEGAGYSGGIVSSAVDGDLCATRIAELL; translated from the coding sequence GTGCAAAAAGAGATTACAATAATACTTTCGCCTTATGAGGCTTCTTCCAGGGATTTATATATTGCCCAGGTTGCAAGGAAGTTGTCGGTACAGGTCAATCAAATAAATCACATACGGATTTTAAGGCGTTCGGTAGATGCGCGCTCCGGTAAAGTAAAAGTCAACCTGGGCCTGTTGGTCTTTGTTGATGAAATGCCGGTTGATGAGGCAGAGTCCTATCATTTCGATTATCCTGATGTTTCAAATAAAGAAGAAATCATTATTGTAGGGGCAGGCCCAGCAGGTTTGTTTGCGGCCCTCAGGCTTATAGAACTGGGTTTTAAGCCCGTGATTTATGAAAGGGGGCGCGAAGTGAGCGACCGCAAACGGGACATTGCCCAACTTAACAGAAATAATTCCTTAAATCCTGATTCAAACTATTGTTTTGGAGAAGGTGGTGCAGGTACCTTTTCTGACGGAAAACTTTATACCCGCTCGAAGAAAAGAGGAGATAATAAAAAAGTTCTTCAGATTTTTCATCTGATGGGAGCCGGGGAAAATATTCTATATGAGGCACATCCACATATTGGTACCGACAAGCTTCCGAAAATAATTGTCAATATCAGGGAAACAATTTTGCGGGCCGGAGGGGAGATACATTTTAATACCCGGGTAACGGATTTGATTGTTGATTCGGATCAGGTAAAAGGCATAGTAGCCGGAGATGTCCGCCGGAATGCCAGGGCGGTTATTTTGGCTACCGGCCATTCGGCTCGCGACATCTATGAATTGCTCGACCGCAGGAATGTTTTATTGGAAGCTAAGCCTTTTGCCATGGGGGTGAGGGTGGAACATCCGCAACCCCTCATTGACAATATTCAGTACCATGGCCAGCGCAACCAATATTTGCAGGCTGCTTCGTATAACCTGGTAACCCAGGTTAATGACCGGGGGGTGTATTCTTTTTGTATGTGCCCCGGTGGGTTTATTGTCCCCTCGGCTACTTCGCCTGATGAAACCGTGGTGAACGGGATGTCGCCTTCCCAAAGAAATTCGCCCTATGCGAATTCAGGCATTGTGGTTGAAATACGGCTGGAGGATTTAACGGATTTTCAGCAATACGGAACACTTGCCGGGTTGAAATTTCAGCAACAATTCGAGCAGTTGGCCTTTAATAACGGGGGTAAGGGACAAATTGCCCCTGCCCAGCGGCTTTTGGATTTTGTAAGGCAGAGGCCTTCTTCCATGCTTCCCAAAACTTCTTATTTCCCTGGCGTTGCATCTTCTTCGATGCATAATTGGATCCCTGCCTCCATTTCAAACCGGCTCAGGAAGGGTTTTATCCGCTTTGACCAGATGATGAAAGGCTTTCTGACCAATGAGGCGGTGATTGTCGGGGTAGAGTCGCGCACCTCTTCTCCCGTCAGGATTCCCAGGAATAAGGATACTTTTGAGCATGTACAGGTAAAAGGTTTATTCCCCTGTGGTGAAGGGGCCGGATATTCGGGAGGTATAGTCTCTTCGGCCGTTGACGGGGATTTGTGTGCCA